Proteins co-encoded in one Mastacembelus armatus chromosome 24, fMasArm1.2, whole genome shotgun sequence genomic window:
- the pnocb gene encoding prepronociceptin b, producing MKIPLWCLVVLLACLFTPGCSDCQGECVACSLLLQQQQLQQPFNTMVCLLECEGHVSSSLTWEVCKRAVKVSQHPTFPEGGALFKRSGEEPQLTSLDLNSDSELLQSAGAEPFHEGDQDETSYEQRSVQYDSSLLESSEEGEGLQGLDLSLVDEDRNQREERNVESDIQLEGDEDDNSEAVALSKRFGGFQRGRHGYRKLIGSPMRPLQKRYGGFIGVRKSARKWNSQKRVNQLLRQYLGMRSSRSGRFNNGPVSRIWRQNKL from the exons ATGAAGATCCCTCTGTGGTGCCTGGTGGTGCTGCTGGCATGTCTCTTCACCCCTGGATGTAGTGACTGCCAGGGCGAATGTGTGGCCTGCAGTctgctcctgcagcagcagcagctgcagcaaccCTTCAACACtatg GTGTGTTTGTTGGAGTGTGAGGGTCATGTCTCCTCCTCACTCACATGGGAGGTATGTAAACGTGCTGTCAAAGTCTCACAGCATCCCACGTTCCCAGAAGGCGGCGCTCTTTTCAAGAGATCAGGAGAGGAGCCACAGCTGACCTCTCTCGACCTGAACTCTGACAGTGAACTGCTGCAGTCTGCAGGTGCAGAGCCCTTCCACGAGGGGGATCAGGACGAGACATCATATGAGCAGCGCAGTGTCCAGTATGACTCATCCCTGCTGGAATCCTCCGAGGAGGGGGAGGGCCTGCAGGGTCTGGATCTCAGTCTGGTGGATGAAGACAGGAATCAAAGGGAGGAGAGGAACGTGGAGAGTGACATCCAGCTAGAAGGGGATGAGGATGACAACTCAGAAGCTGTCGCCTTATCCAAGCGCTTTGGGGGCTTCCAGAGGGGGCGCCATGGATACAGGAAGCTCATTGGCTCACCCATGAGGCCACTACAAAAGCGCTACGGTGGCTTCATAGGCGTCCGGAAATCTGCCCGCAAATGGAACAGTCAGAAGCGGGTGAACCAGCTGCTCAGGCAGTACCTGGGCATGAGGAGCAGCCGCAGCGGCAGGTTCAATAATGGCCCTGTATCTCGGATTTGGAGGCAAAACAAACTGTAA
- the znf395b gene encoding zinc finger protein 395b isoform X2, with product MGPEDRAGPGPGRTIACQSGLQACVSGTRPDTQQTLAYAQSCIQAEKEPGHHKNKTSDHLQQLETEPGWSNLTVAPTVHLSNVSATGETPYSFRSPESVEMDEIMAAMVLTSLSCNPVVQSPPQTDPGPGGSSSSSSSSSSADMECGGGELSDSGSSGYWSWDHGNASPTPSPSVTEMDSSPDEGLHMDLEHGEELNAKKPKSSLRGVYKCLWPSCGKVLTSSVGIKRHIRVLHLGGSDQTQREEDFYYTKISCEAVDTSSTSAPSQQALGQGSSSHLIWASCGSPPGSGLQIPPAHRPRSNSSSGLVLTRPSPLSQSAPSSFWQIHSEHLYQACSPIQVSVVPRSQGCQGWTPSTSFSGHSNTPLVKPRCRSVSVGEQWLQQNRLQPMSVSPSRTHCSFRKGRGEAKKCRKVYGVERKDQWCTACRWKKACQRFPD from the exons ATGGGACCTGAAGACAGAGCTGGACCAGGACCAGGCAGGACAATAGCATGCCAGTCAGGACTGCAGGCCTGTGTCTCCGGCACCAGGCCTGACACGCAGCAGACTCTG GCGTATGCACAGAGCTGTATCCAGGCTGAGAAAGAACCTGGGCATCACAAGAACAAAACATCAGatcatctgcagcagctggagactGAGCCAGGCTGGAGCAACCTGACCGTGGCACCCACGGTGCATCTCAGCAACGTGTCGGCCACTGGAGAGACACCATACAG CTTCCGCAGCCCGGAGTCAGTGGAAATGGATGAGATCATGGCGGCCATGGTTCTGACCAGTCTGTCCTGCAACCCTGTGGTTCAGAGTCCCCCACAGACTGATCCTGGACCAG GTggctcatcatcatcatcatcatcatcatcatcagcggACATGGAGTGTGGCGGTGGCGAGCTCTCTGATAGCGGCAGCAGCGGCTACTGGAGCTGGGACCACGGTAACGCTAGCCCCACCCCTTCGCCGTCTGTTACTGAGATGGACAGCAGCCCTGACGAAGGCCTCCACATGGACCTGGAGCACGGAGAGGAGCTTAATGCCAAAAAGCCAAAG agcTCTTTGAGAGGAGTTTATAAGTGTCTGTGGCCCAGTTGTGGCAAAGTGCTCACATCTTCAGTCGGAATAAAAAGACACATCCGTGTGCTGCATCTGGG TGGGTCAGATCAGACTCAGAGGGAAGAGGACTTCTACTACACCAAGATCTCCTGTGAGGCTGTGGACACCAGCTCCACTTCAGCTCCTTCCCAGCAGGCTCTGGGCCAGGGCTCGTCCTCTCACCTCATCTGGGCCTCCTGCGGTTCTCCTCCTGGCTCGGGTCTCCAGATCCCCCCGGCTCACAGGCCTAGATCCAACTCCAGCTCTGGGCTTGTGCTGACTAGGCCCAGCCCGCTAAGCCAGTCAGCCCCCAGCAGCTTCTGGCAGATCCACTCAGAGCACCTCTATCAG GCCTGTAGCCCCATCCAGGTATCTGTGGTACCCAGAAGCCAAGGCTGCCAAGGTTGGaccccctccacctccttctctgGCCACAGTAACACTCCG CTGGTGAAACCTCGCTGTCGGTCTGTGAGTGTTGGGGAACAGTGGCTCCAACAGAACAGGCTGCAGCCTATGAGCGTGTCGCCCTCCCGCACCCACTGCTCCTTCAG GAAGGGTCGCGGCGAGGCCAAAAAGTGCCGCAAGGTGTACGGAGTGGAGCGCAAGGATCAGTGGTGCACGGCCTGCCGCTGGAAAAAAGCCTGCCAGCGTTTTCCTGACTAA
- the znf395b gene encoding zinc finger protein 395b isoform X1 — translation MGPEDRAGPGPGRTIACQSGLQACVSGTRPDTQQTLAYAQSCIQAEKEPGHHKNKTSDHLQQLETEPGWSNLTVAPTVHLSNVSATGETPYSFRSPESVEMDEIMAAMVLTSLSCNPVVQSPPQTDPGPGGSSSSSSSSSSADMECGGGELSDSGSSGYWSWDHGNASPTPSPSVTEMDSSPDEGLHMDLEHGEELNAKKPKSSLRGVYKCLWPSCGKVLTSSVGIKRHIRVLHLGSGSDQTQREEDFYYTKISCEAVDTSSTSAPSQQALGQGSSSHLIWASCGSPPGSGLQIPPAHRPRSNSSSGLVLTRPSPLSQSAPSSFWQIHSEHLYQACSPIQVSVVPRSQGCQGWTPSTSFSGHSNTPLVKPRCRSVSVGEQWLQQNRLQPMSVSPSRTHCSFRKGRGEAKKCRKVYGVERKDQWCTACRWKKACQRFPD, via the exons ATGGGACCTGAAGACAGAGCTGGACCAGGACCAGGCAGGACAATAGCATGCCAGTCAGGACTGCAGGCCTGTGTCTCCGGCACCAGGCCTGACACGCAGCAGACTCTG GCGTATGCACAGAGCTGTATCCAGGCTGAGAAAGAACCTGGGCATCACAAGAACAAAACATCAGatcatctgcagcagctggagactGAGCCAGGCTGGAGCAACCTGACCGTGGCACCCACGGTGCATCTCAGCAACGTGTCGGCCACTGGAGAGACACCATACAG CTTCCGCAGCCCGGAGTCAGTGGAAATGGATGAGATCATGGCGGCCATGGTTCTGACCAGTCTGTCCTGCAACCCTGTGGTTCAGAGTCCCCCACAGACTGATCCTGGACCAG GTggctcatcatcatcatcatcatcatcatcatcagcggACATGGAGTGTGGCGGTGGCGAGCTCTCTGATAGCGGCAGCAGCGGCTACTGGAGCTGGGACCACGGTAACGCTAGCCCCACCCCTTCGCCGTCTGTTACTGAGATGGACAGCAGCCCTGACGAAGGCCTCCACATGGACCTGGAGCACGGAGAGGAGCTTAATGCCAAAAAGCCAAAG agcTCTTTGAGAGGAGTTTATAAGTGTCTGTGGCCCAGTTGTGGCAAAGTGCTCACATCTTCAGTCGGAATAAAAAGACACATCCGTGTGCTGCATCTGGG cAGTGGGTCAGATCAGACTCAGAGGGAAGAGGACTTCTACTACACCAAGATCTCCTGTGAGGCTGTGGACACCAGCTCCACTTCAGCTCCTTCCCAGCAGGCTCTGGGCCAGGGCTCGTCCTCTCACCTCATCTGGGCCTCCTGCGGTTCTCCTCCTGGCTCGGGTCTCCAGATCCCCCCGGCTCACAGGCCTAGATCCAACTCCAGCTCTGGGCTTGTGCTGACTAGGCCCAGCCCGCTAAGCCAGTCAGCCCCCAGCAGCTTCTGGCAGATCCACTCAGAGCACCTCTATCAG GCCTGTAGCCCCATCCAGGTATCTGTGGTACCCAGAAGCCAAGGCTGCCAAGGTTGGaccccctccacctccttctctgGCCACAGTAACACTCCG CTGGTGAAACCTCGCTGTCGGTCTGTGAGTGTTGGGGAACAGTGGCTCCAACAGAACAGGCTGCAGCCTATGAGCGTGTCGCCCTCCCGCACCCACTGCTCCTTCAG GAAGGGTCGCGGCGAGGCCAAAAAGTGCCGCAAGGTGTACGGAGTGGAGCGCAAGGATCAGTGGTGCACGGCCTGCCGCTGGAAAAAAGCCTGCCAGCGTTTTCCTGACTAA